A single genomic interval of Asinibacterium sp. OR53 harbors:
- a CDS encoding tyrosine-protein phosphatase: MKKWMCALVVCMAVLDSHAQVADSAKRFIRLDGTVNFRDIGGYATKDGRHVKWGKIYRSDALNRLSDNDLKKLQDLDIGFVADFRGPFEVKAAPDRLPAGTVRISLPAGSEHIGDSSNKSLGLQLPPDSSLVSFYRNTAPFRERYRPVFDALLGLQAGNALLYHCTAGKDRTGIATALILYALGVDKTVIVQDYIATNVYRRSANAKAIPAMVKGYGMSEKVAGNMMAAREEYIEATFSSLEEQYGSIDNYLEKEMGLNKAKRKKLQALYLAE, encoded by the coding sequence ATGAAAAAATGGATGTGCGCATTGGTGGTTTGCATGGCTGTGCTTGATAGCCATGCACAGGTGGCGGACAGCGCCAAACGTTTTATTCGATTGGATGGCACAGTCAATTTTCGTGATATCGGAGGGTATGCTACAAAAGACGGCAGGCATGTGAAATGGGGTAAGATATACCGCTCAGATGCTTTGAACAGGTTGTCTGATAACGACCTGAAAAAACTGCAGGACCTGGACATTGGTTTTGTGGCCGATTTCAGAGGGCCTTTTGAAGTGAAGGCTGCGCCGGACAGGCTTCCGGCAGGAACAGTGCGTATTTCTTTACCTGCGGGCAGCGAGCATATAGGTGACAGCAGCAATAAAAGCCTGGGTCTGCAATTGCCACCGGATTCTTCATTGGTAAGTTTTTATCGTAATACTGCTCCTTTCCGTGAAAGGTACAGGCCGGTCTTTGATGCGTTGCTGGGTCTGCAAGCCGGCAATGCTTTGCTGTATCATTGTACAGCAGGTAAAGACAGAACAGGCATTGCCACTGCATTGATATTGTATGCGCTGGGTGTTGATAAAACTGTTATTGTACAGGATTATATTGCCACCAATGTGTATCGCCGTTCTGCCAATGCAAAAGCTATTCCTGCTATGGTAAAAGGATATGGTATGAGTGAAAAAGTAGCCGGCAATATGATGGCCGCGCGCGAAGAATACATAGAGGCTACATTCAGCTCATTAGAAGAACAGTATGGCTCTATCGACAATTATCTTGAAAAGGAAATGGGACTGAACAAAGCCAAGCGTAAAAAACTACAAGCGCTTTATTTGGCTGAATGA
- a CDS encoding GNAT family N-acetyltransferase: protein MPVRKAVLADSDAIENLLDQLDYPHTGGFLKEKMEMIFQNPLVFLLVYETDGKVVAFMVLEFLVQLGLKGDIARIGYFSVDHNYRSKGVGREMEQYAEELARERKCNRIEVHCHERRKDAHRFYYRQGYTESPKYLIKLLS, encoded by the coding sequence ATGCCTGTTCGAAAAGCTGTATTAGCCGATAGTGATGCCATAGAAAACCTGCTTGATCAGTTGGATTATCCGCATACCGGCGGGTTTTTGAAAGAGAAAATGGAAATGATCTTTCAAAACCCGCTGGTATTTCTATTGGTATATGAAACGGATGGGAAAGTAGTGGCGTTCATGGTATTGGAATTCCTGGTTCAATTAGGATTGAAAGGAGATATTGCCAGGATCGGATATTTTTCAGTTGATCATAACTACAGGAGCAAAGGCGTTGGCCGCGAGATGGAACAATACGCCGAAGAACTGGCCAGAGAAAGAAAATGTAACCGAATAGAAGTGCACTGCCATGAAAGGCGGAAGGATGCACATCGTTTTTATTACCGGCAGGGGTACACTGAATCGCCTAAATACCTGATAAAGCTCCTCAGCTAG
- a CDS encoding SusC/RagA family TonB-linked outer membrane protein, which translates to MRKWKLFSLVMLVFMSMMTNNLVAQGVPISGTVLADDGTPLAGVTVTVSGTNRSAVTDDKGKFTINASKNATLQFSYVGYTTQKVKATAGMQVSLAKDTAQLNDVVVTAMGIKKERKALGYSVTDLNAQELMKNKNTNVVNSLAGKVPGVNITQFSGSAGAGASITIRGGNSTSEGRQNQPLFVIDGVIYDNSTTVTGNTGTDGLSRSNTTFSNRIMDVNPEDVESLSVLKGAAAAALYGSRAADGVVIITTKKGAEGVVKVNATSKVSTSWANKLPEVQTQFGNGVYSSNGVLNNISYSNWGQKLTSADTLYNNIGNFFQNGIVYDNNVNVSGGSKNGSFFLSGSNFDQTGIVPNTKYDKTTFRFNGEQKYGALTLNANVAYSIANINRTLTTAGLYGSGVGSMQSLYTFPQTFNIKNYLNPDGSQHRIFAGTLPLENDIDNPYWIINKDNLTSQTKRITGGINGTYKIAKWWDVIARLGYDQYSTNDYTYIAPGSALAPLYQNGRLSKDLYDYRYITTTVMSNLHKTFGDFDTHLMLGTTSENTLISNQNHWGYNFITAGTISFNNMASTNKFFTDGTTRKRLVGAYGEVGASYRNIAFLTVTSRNDWSSTLPLENNSYFYPSVSGSFVFTELLPKNNILSFGKVRASWARVGKDANAYATNTYVNPPISIGGYTGIGNQYYSGNPYLIPEIQNSWEVGGELRFLNGRIGLDYTYYHSETENQIGQPRLAQSGGFIFSTLNSGSVLNTGMEIAVTGKPIVTRDFTWDATLNFSYNKGRLGAFIPGVAYFYPTDAQFGTIKAASIPNGGYFLGMTGQPYLRELDAKGVEIPNGRYQVDPSTGFYKLNTTNPVVGNREPSWIGGFNNTFRYKKFALSFLLDIRKGGDVFNGTAYAMVTNGLSKLTTQNGRQSVTVSGVNSLTGADFNQTYTAGQSYVINGTTYSGNYLIQQYWQNYAANSYNFITSVNWVKLRSLSLSYDFSDYFKNKKIIKGLTATAVGTNLFTWTNYKGMDPEVSAAGGTGGSGSTGIDYLGVPATASFTFGVNIMF; encoded by the coding sequence ATGAGAAAATGGAAGCTTTTTAGTTTGGTCATGCTTGTGTTCATGAGCATGATGACAAACAACCTCGTTGCCCAAGGCGTTCCCATTAGCGGAACCGTACTTGCAGACGATGGTACTCCGCTGGCGGGCGTAACAGTTACCGTAAGCGGTACCAACCGGTCGGCTGTAACGGATGATAAGGGCAAATTCACCATTAATGCCAGCAAAAACGCAACGCTGCAATTCAGCTATGTGGGCTATACCACACAGAAGGTAAAAGCCACAGCCGGCATGCAGGTAAGCCTGGCAAAAGATACCGCGCAGCTGAATGATGTGGTTGTTACGGCGATGGGTATTAAAAAAGAACGAAAGGCATTGGGATATTCAGTTACTGACCTGAATGCGCAGGAATTGATGAAAAATAAAAACACCAATGTTGTTAACTCTTTAGCAGGCAAGGTGCCAGGTGTAAACATCACGCAATTCAGCGGTTCGGCAGGCGCCGGAGCTTCTATCACCATCCGCGGTGGTAACTCTACCTCTGAGGGCAGGCAGAACCAGCCTTTATTTGTGATCGACGGTGTTATATACGATAACTCAACCACTGTTACCGGTAATACGGGTACCGATGGTTTGTCGCGCAGCAACACCACTTTCTCAAACCGTATCATGGATGTGAACCCGGAAGACGTGGAGAGCCTGTCGGTGCTGAAAGGCGCTGCTGCTGCTGCGTTGTACGGATCAAGGGCGGCCGACGGTGTGGTTATTATCACTACAAAGAAAGGAGCTGAAGGTGTTGTAAAAGTGAATGCTACCAGTAAAGTAAGCACTTCCTGGGCAAATAAATTACCCGAAGTGCAAACCCAATTTGGTAATGGTGTTTATTCCAGCAACGGTGTGTTGAATAATATTTCGTATAGCAACTGGGGACAAAAACTTACCTCCGCAGATACACTGTACAACAACATCGGTAACTTCTTTCAGAACGGTATTGTGTATGACAACAACGTAAACGTGTCGGGCGGTTCAAAAAACGGTTCTTTCTTTTTATCGGGATCTAATTTTGATCAAACAGGTATTGTTCCCAACACGAAATATGATAAAACTACTTTTCGTTTTAACGGCGAACAGAAGTATGGGGCTTTAACACTGAATGCGAATGTTGCCTATTCGATAGCGAATATCAACAGAACACTGACTACTGCTGGATTGTATGGAAGCGGCGTTGGAAGTATGCAGTCGTTGTACACTTTCCCGCAAACATTCAATATCAAGAATTACCTCAACCCGGATGGTTCGCAGCACCGGATCTTTGCCGGAACACTTCCGCTGGAAAACGATATCGATAACCCATACTGGATTATCAACAAAGACAACCTGACTTCACAAACCAAGCGTATCACCGGAGGCATCAACGGAACCTATAAGATTGCAAAATGGTGGGACGTAATAGCCCGTTTGGGATACGACCAGTACTCAACCAATGATTACACCTATATCGCGCCCGGATCTGCGTTAGCCCCGCTGTATCAGAACGGCCGCTTGAGCAAAGACCTGTATGACTATCGATATATTACCACAACTGTCATGAGCAATCTCCATAAAACCTTTGGCGATTTTGATACGCACCTGATGTTGGGAACAACTTCTGAAAACACGCTGATATCAAACCAGAATCATTGGGGATATAATTTTATTACAGCCGGTACCATCAGCTTTAATAATATGGCATCGACCAATAAATTCTTTACTGATGGTACAACGAGAAAGCGTTTGGTAGGTGCTTATGGAGAAGTTGGTGCTTCTTATAGAAACATCGCTTTCCTTACTGTAACCAGCCGGAATGACTGGTCTTCTACATTGCCCCTGGAAAACAACTCGTATTTCTATCCTTCCGTTAGCGGATCTTTTGTGTTTACGGAATTGTTGCCCAAAAACAATATTCTTTCTTTCGGTAAGGTACGTGCGAGCTGGGCGAGGGTTGGTAAAGATGCCAATGCCTATGCAACGAATACTTATGTAAATCCTCCGATCTCTATTGGTGGATATACCGGCATTGGTAACCAGTACTACTCAGGTAATCCTTACCTGATACCAGAGATTCAAAACTCATGGGAAGTAGGTGGTGAGCTCCGATTCCTGAACGGGCGCATTGGTTTGGATTATACGTATTATCACAGCGAAACAGAGAACCAGATCGGTCAGCCGCGCTTAGCCCAGTCCGGTGGATTTATTTTCAGCACTCTTAATTCCGGCTCTGTGCTTAATACAGGTATGGAGATTGCAGTTACCGGTAAACCCATCGTAACAAGAGATTTCACATGGGATGCGACACTGAATTTTTCTTATAACAAAGGCAGGCTGGGAGCCTTCATTCCGGGTGTAGCTTATTTCTACCCTACGGATGCTCAATTCGGAACCATCAAAGCGGCATCCATCCCCAACGGTGGTTACTTTTTGGGAATGACGGGCCAGCCCTATTTGCGTGAACTGGATGCCAAAGGCGTTGAAATACCCAACGGACGTTACCAGGTAGATCCTTCTACAGGATTCTACAAACTGAACACGACCAACCCGGTAGTAGGTAACCGTGAACCGAGTTGGATCGGCGGGTTTAACAATACATTCCGCTACAAAAAATTCGCTTTGTCATTCCTGCTCGATATCCGCAAGGGAGGAGATGTGTTCAATGGTACAGCGTATGCGATGGTTACAAACGGGTTGAGCAAATTAACAACACAGAACGGTCGCCAATCGGTAACCGTGTCTGGTGTTAACAGCCTTACAGGTGCTGATTTCAACCAAACCTATACAGCGGGACAGTCGTACGTGATCAATGGAACAACCTATTCCGGCAACTATCTCATACAGCAGTATTGGCAGAATTATGCGGCCAACTCATACAATTTTATCACTTCTGTTAATTGGGTGAAACTGCGTTCCCTGTCGTTGTCTTATGACTTCTCAGATTATTTCAAGAACAAGAAGATCATCAAGGGACTTACAGCAACCGCTGTGGGAACGAATTTATTTACATGGACAAATTACAAAGGAATGGATCCTGAAGTAAGCGCTGCGGGCGGAACAGGAGGTTCAGGTTCTACAGGTATAGATTACCTGGGTGTGCCTGCAACAGCGAGTTTCACTTTCGGGGTAAATATTATGTTTTAA